The genomic segment ttgtatttaaaataatgtggggaggtggaagaagtatagggtggtggtggagggaggaACACCCATTTATATAcactcatttttttattttctattttgtgtATTAGTCATTACAGCATTTGATTCGTACTAGTGATTGAACTCTCTTACTAGAAATGCATTGATTCTTTTCTATTAGTGGAGCATAAATCAGAGAGTTATTTTCTATCCTTTTTTTGCATCAAGGATAAGATGTAGACAAGGAAAGATTATTGGAATTACTCTTTCAACAAAGTATTTTTACATAcatgacaaaaaatatttttctgtgAACATACTAGAGGTCCTCACATATTTATGGAATTTGTCAAACATTGTTGTGTATATTcctaatttttgtttgattgtaaCTATAGCTTCAgatttatattgttttgtttatacCTGATAAGCACGAGCGTGTGAATGGATAAGCCAAATTTCAGATATAGAGGTATTATAAATCTTAGAAAAGtcaaagataaaaacaaaaaggaagaaaCCTATCAAGGCAAACACAATATTATGCATAAGAAAGGCTCATTTCGATGTATTTGAAACATATATATGTAATCTATCTTAGAAGAAAATTGGTGGTGTGAAtaagaatacaaaaaaaaattatgaacatAACCTATACAAGTAGCAGTAGTTATAGATAATGGaatcacggcctaaacagtgaCAGGTTTCAAGAGCTGGTTGCAGCAGCTGAGTACTTAACACTACTCTGAATTTCAAAGACTTGCCAACCAGGGAAGCAACTTTTCATGTACTAAGTCAGGTCTGTCATCATGGGGACAATGTCCAACACCTTCAAGTAAGAAGAGTTTAACATTCTCTTGTTGAGAAGGCAATGAAGAAAAGTACTTGCCAACAGGTCCATCAATTGGAGTAAAGGGATCTTCGTCTCCCCACAAAAGTAAAACAGGCAAGGATATGTTTGGCATCAACACCACCGGATTGGGGCCCGGTGGACCAGTCACAATGGACACAAATGCATCTAAGGCCCCTGGAGCATTGGCTGGTTCCCTGATGATCTTCATTTGCACAATCAAAAATGCAGTTAagtaaaatgttgtcaaagaaaGGAAGATTAATAACAAATCAAGTGAACAACAAAGTATTACCTCCACTAGTTCTTCATCCACAGACTCCTTATTTCCATACACTGAACTCAAAACGTTTCTTAAATTCTCTCTGCATATCAGCAATGCAATGTTAGGTTGCCTCTTTACACATCCAAAGGAATTTATGGCCAAACCTTAAGAGAATACCTTTGTTTAACTCGCTCAAAAATTGCTGAGGCAATTCCCTTTtgctttaataaaaaatcaatcagCCAAAGCAAGGGTAATAGTAGCTTGATCCTCCAGTCATCAACAATCGCTTTGTTGTTCATGCCACCAGCACAATTTAACAGCACAATGCCTCTCACAAGAGTTTGATTTGAATCTGATTGGAGACTATAATTCATAGATAAGGCAAAAAAGAAATTTCTGATGCAAACTCTATATGCTTAGCTGTTTTGAGAGAAATTTAGGTTACATGCCAGCCTCTGGGGGATAAATCAGACATACCTGAGGCAGCAATGAGACAGGCGAGACTTCCAACAGAGTTTCCTATAAGTACTGTTGGCTTCTGAATAACTTCATTCAAGAAATCCAAGATCAACTGTTTACATTGAATACAGGGTACAAGTTAAGTTTGTAATGTTGTATGCTGgaaatttcaccaaaaaaagATAACGCTGGAGATTTGATCTCCAATTAAAACCGCAAGATATAAATACCTGAGCCCAAGTTTCCATGGTATATTGAAAGCCTGGAGGTTTATCTGAAGCCCCAAAACCGAGAAGATCAATAGCATACACAGTATAATTCTGGGCTAGAATATAGATA from the Vigna angularis cultivar LongXiaoDou No.4 chromosome 3, ASM1680809v1, whole genome shotgun sequence genome contains:
- the LOC108325230 gene encoding pheophytinase, chloroplastic isoform X2, with amino-acid sequence MAVISAVHSVSSLHLQSHLQRLNNGEFFFSTRPRKMKVPLPCHHHHHPIYSSNAFGCSDRTSIIINSTSGSSTATSAVEGSLSEVEKIKQRFRTWHWKGQYSINYFVSSDSPQQLQANHPPLLLVHGFGASIPHWRRNIYILAQNYTVYAIDLLGFGASDKPPGFQYTMETWAQLILDFLNEVIQKPTVLIGNSVGSLACLIAASDSNQTLVRGIVLLNCAGGMNNKAIVDDWRIKLLLPLLWLIDFLLKQKGIASAIFERVKQRENLRNVLSSVYGNKESVDEELVEGTSQCSRGLRCICVHCDWSTGPQSGGVDAKHILACFTFVGRRRSLYSN
- the LOC108325230 gene encoding pheophytinase, chloroplastic isoform X1 translates to MAVISAVHSVSSLHLQSHLQRLNNGEFFFSTRPRKMKVPLPCHHHHHPIYSSNAFGCSDRTSIIINSTSGSSTATSAVEGSLSEVEKIKQRFRTWHWKGQYSINYFVSSDSPQQLQANHPPLLLVHGFGASIPHWRRNIYILAQNYTVYAIDLLGFGASDKPPGFQYTMETWAQLILDFLNEVIQKPTVLIGNSVGSLACLIAASDSNQTLVRGIVLLNCAGGMNNKAIVDDWRIKLLLPLLWLIDFLLKQKGIASAIFERVKQRENLRNVLSSVYGNKESVDEELVEIIREPANAPGALDAFVSIVTGPPGPNPVVLMPNISLPVLLLWGDEDPFTPIDGPVGKYFSSLPSQQENVKLFLLEGVGHCPHDDRPDLVHEKLLPWLASL
- the LOC108325230 gene encoding pheophytinase, chloroplastic isoform X3 encodes the protein MCANLEAKYIRNIYILAQNYTVYAIDLLGFGASDKPPGFQYTMETWAQLILDFLNEVIQKPTVLIGNSVGSLACLIAASDSNQTLVRGIVLLNCAGGMNNKAIVDDWRIKLLLPLLWLIDFLLKQKGIASAIFERVKQRENLRNVLSSVYGNKESVDEELVEIIREPANAPGALDAFVSIVTGPPGPNPVVLMPNISLPVLLLWGDEDPFTPIDGPVGKYFSSLPSQQENVKLFLLEGVGHCPHDDRPDLVHEKLLPWLASL